From the genome of Gilliamella sp. wkB7, one region includes:
- a CDS encoding LTA synthase family protein: MPLSTLVILPFLVLTIISASLFEQKKWQLVTITFMTVLIVMELTSVYFSGGFIDYQFYVNLNVNDIIEGLFIFKLQAVLVIAVFLGLVFLLSKLANLCKRKCRLFIRLLFASLAIISISYHNGPLSRLYEIYQVTSAPHEPFKQALESLNMVDYPTKEQIVSQKGKNIIVLSLESFEQGFLDFEEITPNLQQLRQDYTFFANMPMSAGSSWTTASMYTYMTGMPFLIGGYTTSPLMKADQTQLVSLGDVLRHAGYQTRYVMAGPNFAGIGHTAGLFGMQIVSEENYVGQYPNAPFGLYDKDILDIAQKQIIEMNNSGKPFALFISTVSTHAPNGFNDERMQSVISPKNDNMSFVAASLDYNVGQFIRHLKDNGLLDNTVFYIFPDHLMMGAGTATINRLSEKERKLYLLTNAKSENLHKTPDQVIYQIDLPRLILNGAQVESNAKFLTDYLNEPNFNKKQFIEQNKSKIATINNSAQLFK, encoded by the coding sequence ATGCCCTTATCTACGCTCGTTATTTTGCCTTTTTTGGTATTAACTATCATTTCAGCTTCATTATTTGAACAAAAAAAATGGCAATTAGTGACCATCACATTCATGACCGTTCTTATCGTGATGGAACTCACCTCTGTCTACTTTAGTGGTGGTTTTATTGACTATCAGTTTTATGTGAATTTAAATGTAAATGATATCATTGAAGGGTTATTCATTTTTAAACTGCAAGCAGTATTAGTTATTGCGGTCTTTTTAGGATTGGTATTTTTATTGTCAAAATTAGCCAATCTATGCAAACGTAAATGTCGGTTATTTATCCGCTTATTATTTGCCAGTCTTGCAATCATCTCAATAAGTTACCATAACGGCCCTTTAAGTCGTTTATATGAAATATATCAAGTAACAAGTGCACCTCACGAACCGTTCAAACAAGCGTTAGAATCATTAAATATGGTTGATTATCCAACCAAAGAGCAGATTGTGAGTCAAAAGGGCAAAAATATTATCGTATTGTCTCTTGAATCCTTTGAACAAGGCTTTTTAGATTTTGAGGAAATTACCCCTAATTTACAACAATTACGCCAAGATTATACTTTCTTTGCTAATATGCCAATGAGTGCGGGCAGTAGTTGGACTACTGCGTCAATGTATACTTATATGACAGGCATGCCATTTCTAATTGGAGGATATACAACTTCCCCATTAATGAAAGCAGATCAAACACAATTAGTAAGCTTGGGTGATGTACTAAGACATGCTGGCTACCAAACACGTTATGTAATGGCGGGTCCTAATTTTGCTGGAATTGGTCATACGGCAGGTTTATTTGGTATGCAAATCGTCTCGGAAGAAAATTATGTTGGTCAATACCCTAATGCCCCATTTGGATTGTATGACAAGGATATTTTAGATATAGCTCAAAAACAAATTATCGAGATGAATAACTCAGGTAAACCATTTGCGTTATTTATTTCAACAGTTTCAACTCATGCGCCGAATGGTTTTAATGATGAGCGTATGCAATCAGTTATATCACCTAAAAATGATAATATGTCATTTGTTGCAGCTTCACTCGATTATAATGTTGGACAATTTATCCGACACTTAAAAGATAATGGATTATTAGATAATACTGTATTTTATATTTTCCCCGACCATTTAATGATGGGTGCAGGCACAGCAACAATTAATCGCCTATCAGAAAAAGAGCGTAAACTTTACTTACTGACCAATGCTAAGAGTGAAAATTTACATAAAACGCCCGATCAAGTCATCTACCAAATTGATTTACCGCGTTTAATTTTAAATGGTGCACAAGTTGAAAGTAATGCTAAATTTTTAACAGATTACCTAAATGAGCCAAATTTCAATAAAAAACAGTTTAT